The following DNA comes from Sulfuricurvum sp..
GGGGTCGGATAGAACGACTAAATTTTCTTTATTACTAACAATGAGAAAAGTACGACGAGGGTTAATTTCTAAAGAAAAAACAGTTACTTTTCCATTTTTTGTTTTAATTTCACCTGCTTTGGTGAGTTGAGTGTCATCTGCTGAAACAGTAGCAGCTTCTTGAATGATTTTTGACCAAATATTACGTTTTAAAATGAGTGCATAATGGCGTAATCCCCCATGCCCGTCACGCCAGAAGGCAATTTCTGCCGGTTCATTCAATGCACTGGCTAAAACTTTGTCACTCCAATCCAAATCATGCTCATAGGCAATCCGCTTAATGGCACCGCCAAATCCCATTCGATCTTCGTGATTATTGTAATAAAATGCTAAATCTTCGGTAAAAACGTCATGCACTATGGGGATACGTAATAAATCCGAGGGGAGTGTAGCCAAACTTTGAGTTTGAATATAACCATCGGGATACGATAAGTCTACAGTAAGTTCTGTTCCTGCATATTTGTAGGGTTTCAAATTGTAAGTACTGTTGAGACCAACGGCAATAATAACAGTAGCAAATAGGGTTATAAATCCGATAGCAAGCCATATACGACGCATTAATCTCCTTGAAAAATCTACAAGATTTTTATAAAGAGCAAATATACCATAAATATAGTTGTATTTTGTAGATAAGTATTTGTTTAAGAGTTACCCGTGGCACCCTTTACCGGTATAACAGCTATTGGCAGCGACTATCTTACCTAGAGCTTTATCGAGGTTAAACGGCGCGTTAAAATCATCTAAAATTTCATGATAAAACACCGCTCCGTCTTTAGAGATGATAAAAAGGGTTTTGGCAAGTTCTTTGTTATTCAACCTTACACCGTAATAATCTCCATATGCTTCGTCGTAATCATATCCTACTAACCACTCCTCCAAATGAGGCATCGTATGGTGAACGTTTGCAACAATAATCGCTTTGGTAATTCCACCAAGTGCATTGAGAGAGAGGAGGGTATCAAGTTCAGAAATCTGTTCTAATAATGAATCATCAACAGAGGGTGTACTAATGAGGAACTGAGTAGCACCATTTTGCCCACCAATTTTGAAAACTTCTCCGGCGTGATTTTTAAGATTGATTTTTTCCGAAGCATAACCGATATCGAGCGGTATATCTTCAAGAGACAGCGTGGATGTGTTGAATTTTATCTGCAATGTCAGCTCCTATTATAAAATGGTTGAGTGCCTCTTTGGCGGTTTTGATAAATGGAGGTATTTTATGAATCTTTATCCCAACATTTTTGAAAGTATAGAGTGTATTAAGACAATATTGGTCGACAATGACATAATCAACTTTACCGATTACTTCGAGGATAATATAGTGTTGGCTAATATGCTGAGGATCTTTTGACTTTTGAATATCACAACTGCATTCAATCATCTCAGTATTATTAACCATTTCACCATCATGTTTTTGCCATGGATTGAGACGATTCTCCAGAAATCGGTATTGGACGTTACTGCGATCTCCGGTTACTTCATAGAGCGCAAAGAGGGTACATGAACATGGATTTTGGTGAAAGACACGTTCGCGCCCATTCATCGGTATGGCAATGATCATCTAAACTCCTCGTATAATTTCGATTTAAATGCAATTTTTATTCTGAGCCAATGATGTAAGGTATAATTTGATTATAAAATAAATATTCAGTTATGTTTCAATATAATATAGGATGTTTTATAATGTTTCAAGGGGGTCATTATGCGATTAATTAATCATTGTTATAGTGATCACGAACATTTATCTTCATTTATCGAAACCGATATCCACTCCGACAAAACTATTTTTATTCAGATTTTTAGTGGAACCATGGATCTATTGATCATACAGTCGGTACTTGATTTATTGCACACCAAACTTCCTCAGGCTGTCATTATCGGTGCAACCACTGCGGGTGAGATTATGGATGGTATCATGAGTTCTAATGAAATTGTGATTGCATTTTCACTGTTTGATGCGACCGATGTTTCGAGTTATTATTTTAATCATTCTAATTATGAGTGCGGTCTCCGTGTCGCCAAAGAGATAGTGAATGAGCGTACAAAGGCATGTATTGTACTGAGTGAAGGGCTTAAAAGCGATTCCGAATCATTTTTAAATGGCTTTACATCGGTACGCAATGATGTAATGATTGCCGGGGGAAATGCGGGGGATGACCTAAAATTTAGTCATACCTATATTATGAAGGATAATATTATCTATGATGAGGGGGTTGTTGTCGTTGTTTTAGAGAGCGATGTCCTTAAAGTTCATAACGCCTATTCGCTCAACTGGACATCAGTCGGTAAAGAGATGACGGTGACCAAAGCAGATAAAAATATTGTATACGAGATAGATAATCGTCCTGTTTTAGAAGTGTATAAACATTATCTAGGGTCTGAAGTATTTAAGCGGGGGACGACTAATACGATTGAATTCCCACTCATTAAAATAAAAGACGGTATCCGTATTGCACGAGATGTTATTGCCAAAACTGACGATGATGCGTTTATCTATGCAGGTCATTTTAGTCTCGGTGAAAAAGTCCGTTTTGCTATCGGTAATGTCGATGAGATATTAGATCATGCGGTAGATGTCCGTGATAAGATAGCTTCTGCTCCCGTAGAAGCTACCTATATCTACTCTTGTTCGGTACGAAAACTTTTTTTTAAAGAACAGCTCAATTACGAATTCGGTCTTATCAATGATTTAGCCCCAACGGCAGGATTTTTTACGTTTGGAGAGTTTTTTCACTCTCCATTGGGTAATCAACTCCTCAATATTACCACCACAACCCTCTCTTTGAGTGAAAATTCTGTTTTAGCTACTGAAGATTCCAAACAACGAGACCTAATCGAGCATCGTAATACAATGTTAAAATCTTTGACCCATTTGGTCAATGTAACGCAACACGAATTGGATGACAATATCCGATTTTTGGATCAATACAAAATGGTGTTGGATGAGAGTTCGGTTGTCTCCAAAACAGATGCTCAAGGAGTGATAACTTATGTGAATGATGCGTTTTGCGAAGTTTCCGGTTTTTCAAGAGAAGAACTTATCGGTAAAAATCATAATATGGTACGTCATCCTGATACTTCACCTGAACTTTTTAAAGACCTTTGGGGGACGATACAAAGTGGGAAAATTTGGAAGGAAACGTTTAAAAATCTCTCTAAAAGAGGGGAGACCTACCATGTTAAAACGGTTATAGCGCCTATCTTTGATGATGAGGGGATGATTGTTGAGTATATTGCCGCGCGTGTCAATGTTACTGAATTAGTCACAAAAGAGCAAATTATTCAACGTCAACTTCAAGATACCTTGAGTGGGCTAAAAAATCGGACCGCTTTGTTAAATGATTTAGAAGAGTACGAGGGTAACGATGTCTCTTTAGTATTAATTAATATTGACCGTTTTTCAAATATTAATGACTATTTTGGTTACGAGGTAGGCGATTTGCTTCTAAAATCGTTTGCGAACCGCTTGCGTGATACGGTACTGCATGAGTATGTTTATCGTATCAGCGGAGATGAATTTGCGATTATTTGCAAAGATCGTATTTTTAACGACGAACTTCGAGATCACGTTATCGAACACCTCGATAAACTTGAAAATTTCAAATATTTTGTGTCAGGTTATGAGCACACCCTTAATGTCACCTGCGGTGTAGCACATGCTATCTATTCTGATGTCTATAATCTCGCCCATATGGCACTCAAAGAGGCAAAAGAACAACGCTCTAAATTGATTTTTTTTAATGATAATACCGAATTAAGTGAAAAAAATCGTAATAATATATGGATGATTTCAAAAATAAAATCGGCAATCGAAGAGGATCGTATCATTCCCTATTTTCAAGGAATTTTAGATCACAACACCCACACAATAACTAAATTTGAAGCACTTATCCGTTTGATAGAAAAAGACGGTACGGTATTAAACCCGTTTTGGTTTTTGGAGCATGCCAAAAAATCAAAACTCTATAACAAACTCACCCAAATTATGATCAAAAAAACGTTTGCTGCTTTTGAAAATAATGGGTATGAATTTTCACTCAATCTTACTTTGCAAGATATAACCAATGATGAGACACGAAGTTTCTTGTATGAAACGTTGGAGCACTCATCGGCATCAAACCGTGCCGTCTTTGAAATCGTTGAATCTGAGGGGATTGAGAATTTTGAAGAGGTAGCTGAATTTATCAAAGCGGTCAAAGCGTATGGATGCAAAATCGCTATTGATGATTTTGGTACAGGGTATTCAAATTTTAGCTATTTGAGTAAACTGGATATCGATTACATAAAAATAGACGGCTCTTTAATCAAAAACATTACAAAAGATGACGATCATCTCCTCACTGTAGAGAGTATATTATTTTATTCTCAAAGAAAAAAGATACAAACGATTGCCGAATTTGTCGAAAATAAAGAGATATATTTAACCCTCGTAAGCCTCGGTGTTGATTTCTCACAAGGGTTTCTATTTGCGACACCGCAACCGACAATCGAAGGGTAATCATTCTACTCTTCGGTTGTAACTCCTACAAAAACGTCACACTTTGTTGAACTCTCCTTTTCAAACCCTTAGAACACACATTGCATAACTCCCTGTAGAGAAATGATTGGCACCGGATGAGGCAAGATCATTTGAATACACATATTAGGAGAATCTTATGAGTTGTTCCTCAAGCGGAAATGAATCTTTTATGCCCGAAGATATTCAAGCGAAGATACACAATCATCCATGTTATTCAGAGGGTGCACATCACCATTATGCACGTATTCACGTAGCGGTTGCCCCAGCGTGTAATATCCAATGTAACTACTGTAACCGCAAATACGACTGTTCAAACGAAAGCCGTCCGGGGGTTACGTCTGAGCGTCTTAGCCCTGAAGAAGCGGCGAAAAAAGTGCTTCTCGTCGGTGGTGAAGTACAACGTATGAGTGTACTCGGTATCGCAGGTCCGGGAGATGCGTTGGCGAATCCTAAAAAGACATTTGAGACATTCGGAATGGTGCGCGAGTTCGCACCCGATTTAAAACTGTGTCTCTCAACCAACGGTTTGGAATTGCCAAACTTTATCGATGAGATGGTGGAATACAACATCGATCATATCACCGTAACTATTAACAGTGTTGATGAAACGGGAGAAATTGGAAGTCAAATATATCCATGGATTTTCCATAATAACAAACGTATTTATGGGAAAGAAGCGGCACAAATCCTCCTCGAAAACCAACTCGAAGGGATGAAGAAATGTGTTGAAAAAGGGATTTTAATCAAAGCAAATTCTGTTTTAATCCCAGGTATCAACGATAAACATCTTCAAGAAGTTTCCAAAAAACTTAAAGAAATTGGTGTATTTTTGCACAATATCATGCCGATACTTTCTGAACCTGAATTTGGAACTGCTTTTGCCCTTGCAGGTGTACCGAGTGCTACAGATCAGCAACAAATGGAAGTACAAGAAGCGTGCGGAATGGATATGAAGCTCATGCAACATTGTCGTCAATGCCGCGCGGATGCAGTTGGACTTATCGGTGAAGACCGTGGTGCAGAGTTTACGAAAGATACTTTTGCAGGGCTAAGTTTCGAAGAGCTACAAATCAAATACGATCTCGAAGCACGTCAAGCAGCGCAAGCGAAAATCGAAGAGTTCCGTTTCTTTTTAGATCGTGCCAATGATCGTGTTCGCAAAGAGAAAGAAGAACTTAGCTCTACAGGTGTAACAATCCTCGTAGCGGTGACGACAGCGGGTGAGGGGATGATTAACATGCACTTCGGTAGTGTTAAAGAGTTCTTGATTTACGAAGCAGGGGATAAAGGTATCCGTTTTATCCATCACCGTAAAGTTGATACTGAGTATTGTGCGGGGCCAGATGGGACAAATCCTCTCGCTCCGATTCTGGAAAAGCTCAAAGACGTACAGTTGGTACTCACCGCAAAAATCGGTGGATGTCCGCAAGATGATCTCAAAGCAGCGGGTATCGTAGCTGATCAAAGCTATGCGTATGAGCCTATCGAGATTTCGGTACTCAAAGCGTCACGTAAATATTTCGGCATGGATGAAAACGCGGAAGTTAACTAACGGATTGTTATCCTGTGGCTCTTTCTGTCATCCCGAACTCGATTCGGGATCTAAATCGAGATGCTGAATCAAGTTCAGCATGACATACGTTGCTACTGTCGAATGACAAGAGAAGGAAAAAGTTATGGCACTCATCAACGATACAACTTTGCGCGACGGGGAACAAGCTCCTTACGTTGCGTTCAATACTGAAGAAAAAATCCGTATCGCTACATTACTCGATGCATGCGGTGCGGATGAACTCGAAATCGGTATCGCCGCGATGGGTGTCAAAGAGCGTGACGATATTAAAACGCTCCTCTCTTTAGGTCTTAATGCACGGATGATGACGTGGAATCGGATGAAGATGGAAGATCTCGATGCGTCACTCTCATGCGGGGTAAAGGCGGTCGATCTCTCTATACCTATTTCTGATATTTTAATCGATGTAAAATTCGGCGGCTCTAAAACGAAAGTACTCAGTGAACTTGAAAAGGTTGTCTCTACGGCAACACGTGAGGGACTATTTGTCTGTATCGGCGGGGAAGACAGCTCACGCGGAAGCCATGCGTTTATCCGTGATGTGATGACATTAGCCCGTGAGTGTGGAGCAGGGCGGTTTCGCTATTGTGATACAATCGGTATTATGACTCCGACACAAACCTACAACGAAATCAAATCATTATATGAGCTTAATCTCCTCCCTATCGAA
Coding sequences within:
- the nifB gene encoding nitrogenase cofactor biosynthesis protein NifB — its product is MSCSSSGNESFMPEDIQAKIHNHPCYSEGAHHHYARIHVAVAPACNIQCNYCNRKYDCSNESRPGVTSERLSPEEAAKKVLLVGGEVQRMSVLGIAGPGDALANPKKTFETFGMVREFAPDLKLCLSTNGLELPNFIDEMVEYNIDHITVTINSVDETGEIGSQIYPWIFHNNKRIYGKEAAQILLENQLEGMKKCVEKGILIKANSVLIPGINDKHLQEVSKKLKEIGVFLHNIMPILSEPEFGTAFALAGVPSATDQQQMEVQEACGMDMKLMQHCRQCRADAVGLIGEDRGAEFTKDTFAGLSFEELQIKYDLEARQAAQAKIEEFRFFLDRANDRVRKEKEELSSTGVTILVAVTTAGEGMINMHFGSVKEFLIYEAGDKGIRFIHHRKVDTEYCAGPDGTNPLAPILEKLKDVQLVLTAKIGGCPQDDLKAAGIVADQSYAYEPIEISVLKASRKYFGMDENAEVN
- a CDS encoding homocitrate synthase, producing the protein MALINDTTLRDGEQAPYVAFNTEEKIRIATLLDACGADELEIGIAAMGVKERDDIKTLLSLGLNARMMTWNRMKMEDLDASLSCGVKAVDLSIPISDILIDVKFGGSKTKVLSELEKVVSTATREGLFVCIGGEDSSRGSHAFIRDVMTLARECGAGRFRYCDTIGIMTPTQTYNEIKSLYELNLLPIEMHTHNDFGLANANALSGIDAGAISMNTTVIGLGERAGNASFEQILMALKHLYGEPRIINPLTIRSLVHTVASAANMSLSSNAPVVGERIFAHESGIHASGMMKDSHAYEPYEASEVGLESSFPIGKHSGSATIRYHLSRMGISADNTILSDLLPKIREIVTSRKRVLDSIELKSLYQEALCL
- a CDS encoding EAL domain-containing protein; its protein translation is MRLINHCYSDHEHLSSFIETDIHSDKTIFIQIFSGTMDLLIIQSVLDLLHTKLPQAVIIGATTAGEIMDGIMSSNEIVIAFSLFDATDVSSYYFNHSNYECGLRVAKEIVNERTKACIVLSEGLKSDSESFLNGFTSVRNDVMIAGGNAGDDLKFSHTYIMKDNIIYDEGVVVVVLESDVLKVHNAYSLNWTSVGKEMTVTKADKNIVYEIDNRPVLEVYKHYLGSEVFKRGTTNTIEFPLIKIKDGIRIARDVIAKTDDDAFIYAGHFSLGEKVRFAIGNVDEILDHAVDVRDKIASAPVEATYIYSCSVRKLFFKEQLNYEFGLINDLAPTAGFFTFGEFFHSPLGNQLLNITTTTLSLSENSVLATEDSKQRDLIEHRNTMLKSLTHLVNVTQHELDDNIRFLDQYKMVLDESSVVSKTDAQGVITYVNDAFCEVSGFSREELIGKNHNMVRHPDTSPELFKDLWGTIQSGKIWKETFKNLSKRGETYHVKTVIAPIFDDEGMIVEYIAARVNVTELVTKEQIIQRQLQDTLSGLKNRTALLNDLEEYEGNDVSLVLINIDRFSNINDYFGYEVGDLLLKSFANRLRDTVLHEYVYRISGDEFAIICKDRIFNDELRDHVIEHLDKLENFKYFVSGYEHTLNVTCGVAHAIYSDVYNLAHMALKEAKEQRSKLIFFNDNTELSEKNRNNIWMISKIKSAIEEDRIIPYFQGILDHNTHTITKFEALIRLIEKDGTVLNPFWFLEHAKKSKLYNKLTQIMIKKTFAAFENNGYEFSLNLTLQDITNDETRSFLYETLEHSSASNRAVFEIVESEGIENFEEVAEFIKAVKAYGCKIAIDDFGTGYSNFSYLSKLDIDYIKIDGSLIKNITKDDDHLLTVESILFYSQRKKIQTIAEFVENKEIYLTLVSLGVDFSQGFLFATPQPTIEG